The genomic DNA GGTGTGAGGATTATTTCTCACGGCCGAAAAATAAGATTATGAATAATATGAGCTACCTATATCTTAGATCTAAAGCTTGTTTGATATTGCGTTTAATGGgcataaaagtgtttttaacactaaaaaagtccgtttgagaaaaaaaaaatactcgtttgataaaaaaaattaaaagtattttaagtGTTCAAAAggctaaaaatggccaaaatctacttttcttttttatttaaaaactttatttctcaaaacgTAATCCTAAACAGATTCTTAGTATGCTTTTGAAGGCCAAAACATATCTATTTTATAACTAAAGTTGTACATAGGTTTAGAGATATTGCTGTCATAGGTAGACTttgattataagaattttttcgATCGACTTTGTAATAATATAGCAATTGATTATATTATGTTGGGGTTTTATGCAATGTGATAATAGATCTGTTATGCTTAGATcttctataaataaaatttgaaagattcataaaaaaaaaaagaaaaaaaaaaagaagcaataacTAACTAGTCTTaatttcatctattttaattaaaaggaatcttaacaaacaaaaaaaacctatttaTTTTGCCGTGTTTTCTGTCTCTTTAGTCTCTTCTTTGACCCAACAATCATTTCTATCGGGATTCGGGacataaaaaatgaagtttgtaAACAAATTCGGGTTACTAAACCCAATTGTTCCATCATATCATATTGACAATTGACAAATGACAACCATCGATGGGGGATATATAACATACTAatttataattgttttaatcaacatttttcttcacatatatatatatatatatataacttaatgttTTTGGTCAAACCTACTGCCTGCTTTCGGCTGGCCCTAATTATCGAGGAGTTTGAGACCAAAAAATTAATGTATTCCTGTTTGTTGTACTTCTGTAAATGTTACCAAATTTATAGCGCCCTTCCGCTGTAGTTTTATAGAGGGGCAGTGGCCAAAGAATTTGTGCAGATCAAAAATATGGTTAAATTCGAAAGATGCTTTATTTACCGTACCAATTACGAACAATGGAACCAAAATTTGGTTTTGCTATATGTACCACCAATCAATCAAGTTAAAATTGTCGACAACAGTCGAGTCCGTAAAGTCGTGATTTGTCGTCTCCTCTCGCTTCTTTATGTCTTCGCTAGTTGTTCTAGGCTGAAATTTCCTACAATCATTTATACTGATCACAATGCAACGTGGTAAATAATTGATCTGTTCGAATAGGTAGTCAAACATATTGCAATCCCCCAAATCCTCTTGCTAATCACTTTTGCTTTTCATCTACAGAATATAGGCAGAATATCATATGAATGATATTAggaattatatttttatcctacaatgcTAATACGAACTAgtatttgtttaaaataaaataaaattcaacaatTAATTGGAACTCCCACATTAATATTGTGAGATTAGaatgtaatatataataattttctattatattagcCATTTTGCCACAATTCACAATTGGACGTTAGCCATCATGCCCACCTATCTCATATGCATCCATGATATATTTACTTGCACTAAAATAAGCTAAAAAGGAAATTACAGTGTTCTATTGCTTAACTAAACGGCTGTCAAGAATAGTTCAAATCGTTGTATAGTATAGTCTACATTCCCCGAAAAttgactttcttttttaatttttacctgcccttttaatgttttttgttttcaaaaaaaaaaaaaaatagccttttaaaattgcataaagTCTGAAGGCTAATGTAAGGATGATAATTCGTGTTCGTGTGTTGAGTTCGGGTCGTATCAAGatatgaatataagactatataaatcaattttaaccAGATTCATTTAAATTAGGGGTGAGTATAACCAACCTGTACCCACAAAACCGCCTTGCCCCACTTCAAAATTCACGGATCCCATATTAAAAGTTAGAGGCATGGACTTAAATCGTGTGTAACCGCGTGAtgcgggtcgggtcgggtcgggtcggacTTCGAAAATCAAATCCACCCCGGCCGTGAAATCTTGAAGATCCGGCCAAAATTCAActggcttgaaaaaaagccatgtaAAATCTTTCTTGGGGATGTGGGAAATTGGTGCTTTGTACCAAAATCAAGCCATAAATATAAAGAGGCCCGGCCCATTAAGATGGAAGCTTGATTTGGGGGTTCTGGGGCggctttattttaatttgtttgatgaGAAATTAATGATTACTCTATTCTCTCATTCTACTCTTCGAGTTTGATTTTGAATTAGCTTGGATGACAACGAACGAATACCAATTTAAAATGATCCTGTCGGGATCCAATGTGTTTACTTTCGTGATGGTCATAAGTGTAGTTTTCGCTTCTTCCATTGCGGCAAATATTGGGAAGCTTCTATGGATAGATCACACAACGAATAGCTCTATCTACACCCACATGAGCGGTGCTGCCACCTGTGAGAGACTCACCAACAATAAGACGAGagatttgaccaaaaaaaaaaagaagaaaaaaagcggAAAACTAAAACTGTAAACAAATGGCCAATGATCTAAACCCTAAGACTTTAATATCATGTTATATTTTGCATGAACGTTTTAGACACAAAAATGTGGAGGTACGTTACTCTTTCCTTTAAGTAGCCTATTACTCCTCTTATTATATAGgtttagaaaaatattacaatgacAAAATACCCCAAAGTGTTTAGGAGGTTTCTCTTGTAgagattttcaaaaattatttttatatattttcagatTTGTTAGTATGATCTAGAAATGATTTGGATCATACTAACAAATTTCCCACATCCACAAGAAATtgacattgaaaaatgaaaaatagacaATATCTCATAGGAGTACAAAGATCATTGCAATTCGACTGACTTTTAATTAAGCCCGTTATATATTGAACTATAACATAATACAATTCTTAAAAATAACCCTAACAATTTGGACAACTTTGGGTCACgcccattattaaattataaaataacgCTTACTCTTGAAATTAAATAAAGCATAATaacaattacaaaataacacCCAACCAAAGATTCTTTCCTGCATCATACGGTCTTCCATGGATCGCAACATTGAAGTTCAAAGACTCAAGTGTCTGTTTAAGCTTAGGAAGTCGGTGATGCAagagttttcaaaaaattaaaaaaaaaaaataaataaacgtaTGCAAAGGTTATAGACTTATAGTCGTTGGACAACTTGGAAGAATGTTGGGGTAGGAAAGGCCTTGGGGTCACGATGTCAATTTTGTGGTTGCCAAATTTGGATTTGTCGGGAGGATTTGCCCTTATTTTGGAGCAACTCTCCTTAGCGTGAGAGTGAGAGTTTCGTCATTATTTATAATCTTCTATGTATCTAAGTTTTAGATCAAAAGGActgttcaaaattcaaatatagaATCTGATTACAAAATAGTTCCAAAAAAATCTACAGCTATTTACAGATGCTATCAGATTTATCAAATGACAGTTTTATGCTAGACTTTGTATCCTCCTTTAACTTTATTTAGCTCGCGAACCATTGGATTTAGGAGTGTAaccgagccgagcttgagcgagctccTCTTGTTTGGGCTTgactcgtttaaattttactcgaactTGAGCTTAAGGACCAGCAAAAAAATATAGCTCGAGTTCATAATAAGTCGAGTCGAATCgggccgagccagctcgcgagctggctcttatatttaatttatttatttttattataaatttaaactcttaaacggctcaagaagttagcttgcatatgagcatttgcttagcctggctagccAAGTGTGGAGCCTAAGTCAAGACAGCAAGATACTTGATTTCGAAGAGAGatgatatgcatccttttataataaaatgatgctattaggaaaataaaaaaatcaacttttaatatTGATATGAGCAACTATATGAACAATTAtcaattcgagccttatacgagctgctcacgaaCCTAACCAAATCGAGTcaagcttgcttcgtttaatattcgagtcagtatttgtgttcacgaaacgcctcatttaataatcgagccgAACTTATACGAATCGATCCCAAGCTCACTCGCTCGCAAACAGCTTGCTCGTTTAATACCCCTAATTGGATTGGATACAAGATTGATCGAGCACCATATGATTGAGGATGGTCCATAATTGATGCCCAGGTCTCTAGTATTTTCATTGAAGAGAGCATGAGTAGATGTTGATGCTGTGGGGGAGCAGTGCAAGGCCACAGTTGCATTCAGCCcaatttgtttttccttttatccCAAGCCCACGCCAAAAATTCCATTGGTAGTAAGTCAAAAATTGGGCCcgatttttctcttctcttttcttcttgtaaGATATATTACATCCTAGTAATATCACCCTCAATTGGGTCATGTAAATCCTTACAATAAAGGGTGTCCTCCATCGTTGGCTTCCAAATGGAATAATTGGATGCTGTAAGTTTAATGATAGTATTCAAAGTATTCTCCATCTAATATACACAAGACAACCCACACCCAAATTACCACAACTTTGATATCACTTTGTTGGGCCAAACCGCCTTTCTATatgtaaattaaattattaagtcAAGCAACAAGTAGAAGAAAAATCACATAGACAATTAATCAAACACCTATAAAGCAACACACATGTCATATTTACGTGAAAAAATCCTCCAATGTAAAGAGAAAAACCACATGGCAAATCCTATTAATCCACTATAAAGAAAGAGTTGGAAACATGGGTCGTTCCAACAACTTGAACTTCTTGGGCCCATCTTGATTGAAGGTCTATTCCACTAATTTCCAAACAAAGCCTAATCGTCGTAGAAGCACTAAATCACAATGGATGTTGAGGCTTTGTAAGCCCACAACAAAGAGACACACTTTATTGGGGCAACAGTGGACAAGACGTGACAACCAATCGGTATTGATTTGCCGAAGCAGCACATTATCTTCCCCCCACCAACGTTTTCTACGCAAACAAACAACCCTGAGTGCACTGAATCCACCGGATAAGCCTCCCACATTAACCCACTAAAGTGTACCAAAAATACCCACAGAGAGTTGTCCAATGCACTCATTGTTTTTAATCTTAATTCCttcatttttggaaaaaagatttTTGACATACTTCTCCTCTTTCCATAATTAGCCTTTACAGAACTGAAAGTGAACATTAATCAAATCCACAATGCAGAAGTGAATTACTGTGGCTCCACTTGGTTTGATCAAAAAATATCTTTTCCCCTTATTTATTGCATTCAACCACATATATACCaagatttttcttctcttttgaaTGAGCATTTCCCAATTTGGCTGAAAACAAGTTAATTAGCCCAAGCATCAAATGCTTGCAATGtgttagagaaaaaaagagagactaAAATGGTGTCTAACAATATTATTTGAGGCTTTCAAACACACAGCAAGGCCTCATTGGGCCGTCGGCTTTCTTGAAGAATAGTTTGAGAATCCTCTCCAACTTTTACACCATAAACAAATGTACGTTTGCCATTTCTAGATATGCTTATTGGACTTCAAAAATATAACCAATGAAACTCCAAGGAACAGCACAATCAATTGATTTGAGGATCATGCCTCGTGAAGTATAGATTAGTCTTtcaaatctctctttctttatgtAGGCCAAACTTtagcaattttgacatgacATATGAGTCCGATACGAACTAACATGAAATTAGCAAGTTAGGTTGAAAGGTATGACCCGTTTACCTATATCTTGATATGACCTAAACCCGACACGCAAACAAAAATTTGTCAACACTACTGCTCAtccaaagaaaggaaaaataaaaaataaaaaagatacaaACAATGACCAGTGGTGAACGAATTCTCCTGTGACAGCTTTATGAGAGTAGTTGGGAATCAGATAATGATAGCTTGAGTGGGAAATTGAAAGGAAAGCAGAGATAAAGAAACCTAATTTCTGCAATTGCGTTGAATAAGATAATGGGAGTGGGTGCAAGTCGTGTGGTTTGCTCACTCTCTCTTTGATTTCTAATATTATCTCATTCCACTCTTCCTCTCatctctactttttattttggatgaatGCTTTCTCACCCACTTAGTGCCCTCCTCTTCAGCAATCCATATTGGAGCTTTTTTTAGGCAAGCAAATCAACCTAGGAAGCTCGTGGCATGATGAAAATGTGGTCCCAAAAAAGTTAACATTGTCTGCTTAAGAGGATAACTAGTGATCATGTTTGATAATATGAAATAATTGGAGCTAGCATTCAACGTATTACGTATCACTCTTAAAGACTTACTTTATATGAAACTTTAAAATGTTACCACTTTTTCAAGTTGTTTTATACATACCTGAAAACTTTCCAGTTACTGACTTCGATAGGTCTAAAAGAGAGAGGAGGATATTTGTTAACACAGACACAGTTAACTGCATGCCAGACTACCGGTTCATAATGCATGCAAAAAGGGAATGGGGAATTAGCAAAAGAGCTTGCTAGGTGTACTGGTAAGAGGATAGCTCTAACGCTCAAGTTAATAGATCGAGTatcaaaaaatagagaaaatggaAACAAGCTCGATTATCAAGAAGATGATCAAGATACTGCTTCTTATGTGATATTGTTGTAGCTCGTTTTTATAGAAAATTGTTATGAGTGCACTTGTAAGTGTTATAtctcatattgaaaaaatataaaagaaaagaatgcttAATATAGCTAGCTAAGTAGACCTTAGctcattagcttaagcttttgagctAAAGTTGcattcaaatatgtatattaatgtacttttaataaaaactctataatcgctttatctcccaacaaaaaTGTTCCCCTACCTTATAGAAGATAATAAATatgaagagtttttttatttcctttttttttttaaaaaaaaaaaaaaaaccaatatcgCTTGTTGGGATGTTTGGAGTTCTTCGAAGTACCCTGCTAACATAAGGAGGCCTAAGCTTCCTCGAGTCACCCTATTACTATTAGAATTATTAGGTGGGCACACACTAGTTTAATTATTATGCTTTAATCGCTAACTATCACTGCTATAGGGTATAAGCACCTGGTCTTGGGCATAAATTCGTGTATTAgaaaagattaattttaaaaaacatatattcacCATTATCCCACTCTTCTAACATGACAATATCAATtagctctttttttctttttcttttttaaaaaaatcaataattagtTGACACTGCCACATCAACAAGATAAGATCGGTAATataatgagataaaaatatagtttctaacaTCACTACACATTTGAGAAACCATGTGCCAGGTtcattaatttcaaaaaaatcccaaaaatcgAACATTTCAAAGAAGAAAGCTTGTCCCATTTGGCAATTCATTGTGGAGTTAAAGTAGTCTGCACCGCACCCTAATtcatatgctatatatatagttttggttGGGCTTGTAAGGTAGCCGGCCCCTCCAGTAACATAGCTGAGAACTTTATAATTACTCAATTTTGGATATTTCTAAAAGACATGATGTTTGCTAACACAATTAACCGTGTGGCGGGCTACCAGCTCAGAATGCATGAAAAAGGGAAGGAGGAATTAGCAAAAGAGTTTGCTAGGTGTGCTGGCGGGAATAGCTCCAAAGCTTATGTACATTAATagagtataaattttttttttttggagaaaatgaaAACTAGCTCGAttatcaagaagaagaagataccTCCTTAACTTGATGTTGTAgcttgttttttaagaaaacgtTCCCTCAATTGCTTAGCCGCTTATCCATGTGTGATGCCCCACACACAAATATTGTTTGTTGAGATGTTTAGGGTTCGTCAAACTACCCTAACATGCATAAGAATGCACAAAATTTCTCGAATAACCCTACTACTATAAAGTTGATTAGGCATGGTACAcaataacttaattattatgCTTTAATTAATCATATTGAAATGTTTAGGGTTCTTCAAACTACCATAACATTAAGACACCCAAAACTCCTCGAATTACCCTACTACTATAAGATCGATTAGTTGGGCACGCAATAGTTTAATTATTATGCTTTAATCACTAACTAGCTTGCACTACTTGGGTGAGTTATATATAAGCAATTGGTCATGGGCTTAGATTAGGTTTGGTGCGGTCTAGGCATGCATGTAAATTTGTGTATTAGAGAAGATTAATGCTAAAAACCACATTTTGATTCCACCATTATCCTACCAGCTTGTTGACATGGTAATACCAATcggtcattattaaaaaaaaaaaaaaaaaaaaaattcaatgactAATTGACACTATCATGTCAGTAAAGTAggataattgtaagataaaaatatgatttgtAGAATTAATCATTTGAGAAAGCCTATGCCAAGTTCATCATTGACTTGGATATTGgtttaaacaaaagaaagtttGCCCCATTTTCAATTGTGGAGTTAACTAATTAAAGGTAGCCTGCACCGATGTGCCTGTACGTCCCATCCTAATTGATCATATGCTAATATAGCAGTTTTGCTACTTGGGCCTGTAAGGTAGCCTGCCCCTCCAATCTGAATTTAACTATGCACTTAATAACattttgaataatattaatttgtagGACAAATGTTATTGAAACAAAGAATCTAGAGAGATTTGATTGAATCTCTTGTAATAATTTTCACAACTTAATTGCCATTATAGTCagaaaaatgtgaaatatttctcatatgaaagagttttcctccaaactaggttggaggaacttccttcaaccTAATATATAGTAATGACATGTGAcaaattaacacatgattttttaataacatgtgagatcgatactcatgtttttttaataaaacataagTATTATATTTAAAACATAGACAAATTTCATTCAATTTTGTCTATACtatatattaagaaaacatgtgattttcgcATGCTCAAAGGACACATTATTATTATAGATTAGGTTAGAGGAAATTCCTCTgattcttaattaaataattaaatttaatatatatatattttctctatcAGCTAGCAGCCTAGGACCAGCTCTGTGATGCAAAAAGCTGGCGTTTAACTAGTTGAAATAGTGTAACGGCCGAAGAACTCCAACGTACAGCAGGCTGAAAAATTCGTCCGTTTTTGTTTTCCATGTGAGCAACGTGGATAAGAGGATTCTCTCCCTCCCCTTTATGTTTTGCTTTATTATTTTGAGTCATGTTGATGGTACTCATGCTTTAGTCATGAACAAGTAGACCGGTATAACCGCCATAAAGTGTTATCATCTCCTCCATCTCCTTTTCACTCTATCTCTCTTTTgggataaaaattaattgtcggtgttttctctatttttcataAGAGAAAAAGTActactagtatatatatatatattgcaatatTAATTTACACCTAAGAATTCTATTTCCGTGCTGGGAATTCTTTTCATCTgtaaaatttctcataaataTTATTGTTTCTTCATATATCCTTCCTTTTAGTACAAAATCTCTTGCCTGTGAAAGTTTGATTTTCCGAGTGGCCGGTCTGGATATATAGTGGGTACGTATCTTTATTACAATTAAGTTATTCATCTTGTTCTGAAGAAAAAGATCGAGTTTTTCCCTTTAGTGGCGGGTAACTTTTAGTTGGGTTTTAcagagagatatatatatacatatgcataTTATATATGATCACCTTCTCTTTTAAATCTCATAAACATGTAATGCTTTTGCAGGATGCAACAGATAGAGCTTATCCCATGCATCCATGATGAATattgcttcttttctttccttttttatctGAAATTCTTATTGGGGAATTAAGAATATTGTGAGTAAATAATGAGAAAAAGGCCAAATTTTCACATCAAAGATATCGTACTAAGAATTTGGACTTTCAAACACCTAATGAGGCAGCCATTGATGCCAtagttttctttgatttttttttttttttttaatttttattttttgttaagaaGTAGTGCTGATGATATATTTTCTCCACTAGTGGGCATATACCCCACATCTCCTCCACCATGGTTAGAGAACGCCAAGCATAAATACCCATCTCCAGGGCGTGTGTTCTCCACACTTGTCCAATATCTCCTCCTTTCTCAGCagctaattaaatattattagttTTTCCCTTTCATTCATTCTCTGCAATGGCAGCCAACCAAACATCCCTGAGTAATGGCAAAGTCACTTTTCCCTCCACCGACCTCGAGCAACAGTCGACTCTGGAGCTCGAAGCAGCCAAGGAATTCGACTACTCCAAAAGATCCCAATGGCTACGTGCCGCCGTATTGGGAGCCAACGACGGGTTGGTGTCGACAGCATCGTTAATGATGGGTGTCGGAGCAGTGAAACAAGACATAAAGGCGATGATACTCACTGGGTTTGCGGGTCTTGTTGCTGGGGCATGCAGCATGGCCATCGGAGAGTTTGTGTCGGTTTACTCGCAGCTGGACATAGAGGTGGCGCAGATGAAAAGAGACAAGCAAAGGGGggcagaggaagaagaagaagatgatgatcgGGACGTAGACAAAGAGAGTTTGCCGAACCCTTTGCAGGCTGCTGCGGCATCAGCTCTTGCGTTTTCCATGGGTGCAATTGTTCCGTTGCTGGCGGCTTCGTTTATAAAGGAGTATAGGCTGCGGGTGGGGATGATTGTGGGGACGGTGAGCTTGGCTTTGTTGGTTTTCGGGTGGCTGGGGGCTTTCTTGGGGAAGGCGCCACTGGTGAAGTCTGCCGCCAGGGTTTTTGTTGGAGGATTGATTGCCATGGGAATAACCTTTGGGTTAACCAAATTGATCGGCTCAAGCGCCCTGTAATATGATCAATAAAACTTTGGTTATGTGCATGACGTGAGATATTGTAATATTGGATGgacatcttttcctttttctttttttcttttttcttctttttcttcatctttgtaATATTGGATGGAATAAGAAGTGTGatagttttcttttccttattgcatctctctctctctctctctctctgtaaaaaaaattaaaataaaataaaaaaatctacccccatgaagaaaaataaataatccgAAGGAATGCTGGGTTTACGAACAAGATTTTACAAACAAGTTTTTACAACATGGTATAacacaacatgattgaaaatgagataaatttaacttttgagaaatttaatcatattgtgccacatcatgttgtaacagattttttgtaaaatttgtttataaacttagcatttttcttattgtttggGAACCGAGAAAGAAGTGTTCTTGAATATCTAAGTCAAATCATGAGGGAAGACTTAATTAGAATTAGTCTTATAATCAATATTAATTACAACATCTAAACCCTACATCATCAATTCGTTGTCTAAATGAACTACTGTTCATGTTTTACCCTTGAGGATTCCACAAAGAACGTTAAAGTAGAGGTTGGCTTCTTTTAGTAgtcaattttcataaaatgtaCAGCTTTTACCCTTTAAAGtagaaaagaagacaaaaatatgcCGGTTTCCTTCATTGACTTTAATTTATGTGATTAAAGATATACATGGGGTAGAGGCTGTTTcgtcattttctttaaataaataaataaataaaaattaatataaagtATTATTAAGGCCCGAAAAGATGTTCAAATTCCCTGTCAGTCTCCTTCatacttatattttgttttcattttcttcttttcttgctCTTGTTATGTCTGAGTTGAGAAATTGaataccaaaataattaatcttatataatttaatgatgttAAGTTAATAACTTGTTCTTTCTCGGAAATAACTTGATGATGGCATGCATAGGgcatgttaattaattttgaattcTTAAATAATCAACGGTAGTTAAaaatcatgcatttttttttaaatgtgtaacttgaaaatatgaattttttctCGTTTTCAAACGTACTTCTAAATGAGATactttctatgtttttgtttaaaaaaaagcttttattaacccctcctcccccctctttttttttttaagtaactgACATaagaagtcacttaaaacatgcTATGTCAATTGTTAACAAATGAGTGTAAAGAGTAAcattagtaaaaaaataaaagactcaATGGAAAACAAACCACCATTCCGGCCGTTTATCGGTGTCTTAGGGCTTCATCATGTCTCCTTAAGTACCTGGATCAAGTCTTTAACATTCATTCATATGCCTTCCTAACCCTTTCACAACCAACATGATAGTCGTTGGGTACCTGGCAAGTCTTTAAAATTCATATGAC from Corylus avellana chromosome ca6, CavTom2PMs-1.0 includes the following:
- the LOC132184951 gene encoding vacuolar iron transporter homolog 1-like, with the translated sequence MAANQTSLSNGKVTFPSTDLEQQSTLELEAAKEFDYSKRSQWLRAAVLGANDGLVSTASLMMGVGAVKQDIKAMILTGFAGLVAGACSMAIGEFVSVYSQLDIEVAQMKRDKQRGAEEEEEDDDRDVDKESLPNPLQAAAASALAFSMGAIVPLLAASFIKEYRLRVGMIVGTVSLALLVFGWLGAFLGKAPLVKSAARVFVGGLIAMGITFGLTKLIGSSAL